The genomic region CAAGGACTTTTGTTTCTGGTTTGGATCGTGATATGAGGTACGAGACGTATTTATCTGCAATAATACGACAAGAAGCATATGTTATAGATACAATCTCCTAACACAATTTTATTTTCTATAGAAGAGTTTATTATTAAAGATTCTGACCGGCTAAGCTTTGAAGGGCATTCTCCGCAGCCTGCTCTTGAGCATCCTTTCGGGTTTTACCCATCCCGAGACCAACTTTCTCGCCTGTGAATAAAACCTGCATCATTAAGCGATTAAACATAGACCACTAAAGGCTAGAAACAACTTCTAAAAACTATCTCCTATTTTTATTTCAGCATCATTAAGCGATTAAACAGAGACCACTaaaggcctgtaaatgaaccgaacgaaaagaggcatgtttgtgttcgttcgttcatttaactttaaccgaacacaaACTCGAACATATAACCGAACAcattttttgttcatgtttgtttattaaaaaaatagtcatgtttgtgtttgtgttcgctcgtttaaaacctaaacaaacaattcacgaacataaacaaacaaagttaaacaaacataatttaacaaacaataaacaacacaaatgaacataattaAACAAACACAAAAGAACATAATTGactaaacataaattaacatcAATGAACATAAAGTAACTTTTTTACATAATTTAGTGTTTATTTACGATAAATTCTATTGAAAACccatttttattactagaaagcTCAATTACTAACTAGTTGTATTTGTACAAGTAGTAGAATGTTccttttatgtttaatatttatacaaatataactacttatgtatttaagttgaaatgaacataaacaaatgtaaataaacgaacataaacgaaagTTCATGAACATATATGAACAAACAAaacgtgtgttcatgttcgttcttttatttaaatgaacaaaaaaatgtgttatgttcgttcatttattaaataaacgaacttctcgccgaacaatcatgaacagttcatgaacagttcatgaacgttcggttcatttgcaGGCCCAATTTTGCAAGGTTATTGAATACAGAAGTTAGGCTAATGACAATAATTGTGTACACCGCGCACCTCGTAAGAAAATCGCCATTCCCTGTTGGGGCTGAAAACGGATCGATACTCAACCTGTAAAGAAATAAACATAAAGGTGTCATGAAGCTGAATAATGATAACAGGAACAGGAACAATAAACGTGCTTTTTTAAGAAGCTGCCAGATACCTTCGAGCCGCATCTTTGTGCAATTTCGTGCAGCACTTCAATGGATAGAGAAGATTGTAGCGAGTTTAAAGTTCCACTATCAGCGGACCCTCTTTTGTTATTTAAATATGGTTGATTATGTGCTACACCTACATCTACCACAATAGTGAAAATGAAATAAGCAAGTGTTAGTATATAATAAGATTTGTGGAAGTGTACGAATTTATTAAAAAGCCCATCCTTTAAATACCTGAAAGTTGGCCTACTTGTGGCAAATTCTTCTTTGGCACTCCATATCCAAGGAACGCCTGAAAGCACGACACTATATAAGTAAATGTGGCATGCGTCGATTTGggttatttttttctttaaagaGTCGAAAGGATTAAGCTATATGATTTGGGATCAAAAGAGTTGAAAATCATCCATATGGTTGTTAATTGCAAGTAAAAAACCTCCTGACACACTTTATTTAAATGGGTTAGTACTTAATATTAAACTAGTAAGAATACCAGCGCTACGCTGCCGGATCTCGGTCAATATTTTGGTTCGGTATAGCAACCGAAAGAAATATGCTCAAAAGAATAtcgacacatgttttacatcagccgaaaaccataaaaaaattAATTGGACAGTGGGACGGGGCAACGGGCTGATTTTGAATCAATTGTAAATGGAAACGTAAACGAAATCTTAAATAGAACTTTCATGAAAATTTACGTCAGaacgtaaaccaacttgaatttatatcAACACGAATAAGCATGtaagaaaatagtgttttttaaGTTAAAATGGCACAATACATCGCAGCGGTGTTGAAACGTAAAGGGACTCGGATTTATACCATCTAGTGAAAACGTCTTATATTTGACCTTACTCgtttccgaacaaaatttacgtcaaaacgtagaccaattgaaaacatacataaaaataatcACGAccacgtattatatttgacccgactcatttcCTGGGAAAaaattacgtcaaaacgtagactaACTGAAAACGTACAGAATAATAAGCAAaagaacatattatatttgacccaactcaTTTCCGAGAAAAAATTATGTCGAAAAATAAATCAACTTGAATTAATACCGACACGTACCtaaaaataaacacgtaaaaCTCGATTACAAAGTCTTTAGAAAGTTAAGGGATTGCAAGTGTGAATGCTGAAAGTTGAGATGTAAAAGtacagaaaatacaaaaacacaaaaaagccAAAAAGTCCGTACTATTCATCAAAGTTGCTAATTGTATTATAGATAATACCTCATCACGCTTTGCTTCAGATACTAGTGGTCGAAACCCTGCAGAGAAAGAACTAGCTGTAGCATGAGACGGAGGATAAAAACCAGCTCGCTGTTTGTTCCATATATCAGGTGCTTGAATCGGGCCAAGTAAGCTAGGTTCTGAAATAcgattaattaattaagttatagCTAAAAAACGAAAACGCAACCATCCAACATGTGGAACTAGAACCTAGAGATGTTTTGAGTACATACTGTCTGACGGTATCGCAGATCTAAATGATGGTGGACCATAGATGCTCGTAGATGGAACTAACGGCTGGGATCTATCAGATTTCAGGTCCGCATTTCTAGAATCCTGAAAAAGGTTAAAAGGGGAAAATTTCAGAAATATTTCTCTGAAGAATAGAGGTGTACTGCatagtaaaaaaagaaaaaaaacattaatAAACCAAtgaagtacacagatggtccctgtggtttatcaaaattttggatttggtccctagctttttaAAAGTACACGCATGGTCCATgtagtttgcactttgtaacgcatttagtccccaactttttccaAAAGTGCATGGATGGGtactgtggtttgcactttgtaacgcatttagtcccgaACTTGGACCTactgaaacctttagatttgttggctggaGATTAAGTGCGTtataaagtgcaaaccacaaggaccattcgtgtacttttgaaaagttagggacccgatccaaaattttggtaaaccatagGACCATCCGGGTACTTTACTCTAAACCAACATTACGGACATCTTTGGGAAACAAACCTGTTGATTCAGTCTATGAGCAACTTCAGAAGCATTCATTCCTTCCGCCATTGGGACGCTTATATTACCATTTGGTACAAAACTAGCATCCTGAAACACAATGTTTAAATAATAAGCAAGAACTAAAAAAGTTCTAATGCCGCTTTCTTGTTTACTCACCTCTGGCATTAGATAACTGCAAACATCAGGTGCAGACGGTAGATTCAAAACTTCATCTTCATAGTGGTGTTCAGAAACCCTCCTAATAAAATTCTCATCAAATTCTCTGAACAACAACACATCATAAGTAAATAAACCATTCTTCACGTGTATTATGTATGCAATAAAAATatgatattttttatttaaataaacatCTTACTTGAAGAAACCAGCTCTAACGTTACATGCAACGTTCCTTGCCACACACAGAACTGGAACAGCATTTGCTGTCTATAAACAAAGCATATTATTAGTAAATTAGaaaattattaataaaaagtaaACGAAGAAACTAACAAATAACAATGTAATTTTACAATACCTCTGCTTGAGGAGCATAATAAGGAGTAAAAGCAGGCACCACATGAACTCGCGGTTGATCTTTTTCTTCCCAAACTTTTAACCTATCGTCAATTACCATCGCCATCCTTGGATGACAATCCCCATCTTTAAACACATTCAACAATGATTTGCGTGCACctacataaaaataaaatttcaaaatttttggaCATCACTTTCATATCCATTTCTAAACCCCATACACCAAACACACCCTAGTATATTTTTCTTAGTAAAAAAAAGACTTGCCTGATTTGACACATACAACACGGTTCAATAGTTGCTTTGGAGTGATTAGGTGGGTCCCGGGATCGAGCAACCTCCACATTTCCAATGCGTATTCTCTTTCGGCCATAGTGCAGATATAAACTTCAAATCGTTTGCGTCCTTTTGCAATCAAATAGCTTCTCAAATCCTCCCAAGCGGGTCTTAACCTCACAAGCACACTGGTATCACGAATCTGTATAGGCAAACAAATTATGATTATAACTGATCAAAGCATATAAATACAGAATACATACATACGTTCTGCATTCATACCTTCCTTATCCAACTCATAATAAGACGAAAAAATAATGAAAGATATAATTAGTCACATGTCTAAAGTGTGAATTCAACTATTTTAGACATAAACTTCCAATCATGTATAACATAACTTTAAACATTTAATGACATTGCATCTGTTTCAGTTAAACCTTCAGTATAAAGACGAATTATAATCATTACTATGCTCGTCTTTAGCCAAATTAACTTCTATAATACGGTGATTAGGTCACAATTCAAATAATTTCAACAGTCCATCTTTCCTTTTATTCCTATAAAGACGAATAGTAATCTTTTCATTTCGTCTTTAACCACAATAGATTCTAGTATTCAACACACATTTTGCTAGGGCATGCTTAGGTTTGCAGGGATTATAAATAGCCCTAATAAGAGTTaccaatatacatacatcatacatGTATTCTAAGCACTAAACATGTCCTGTACAAACACTATAAACAACAATTCATTAAAGCATTTAGAAGTAAACAATGATGTTCTAACCTCCGGATTAATGCGGGTCAAGACTATATTCTTTTCCGGCAATCTTATTACCGGTCGAACAACACGCTCATTACCAGCAGCATTGATCGGAACTTCCTCCATTTTCACCTCATACGTCTGCCCATTATCCGTTACAGCATCATTCTCTGCATAATGCTTCAACAACGCGCGATCCTCCACATATCGTTTAAGCTCAGAAGTCATCCCAGCCACCCTAACAGGATCAGACTCCTGCCCAATCCACCCAGTCAACACATCTATCCTATCTTCAAAAGACCTCATCGTATTCGCAACAATAAGCGTCTCGTCTAGATCAAACACGATCGACAGACACCTCATGTTTAACATCCCTAAACAAGCAGTGTACAATTGTGCAGGAACCACAAAACACCAAAAACAAGGAAATCTTTGAAATTTACTTCCCATTGCCACCAAATGCACCTCTTCATCCCCAATCACCACCACAGCTGTCTATAACCAATTAACTCATTCATTCATAAACTTACTAATAATActaaaaaacaaacataaattacAAAAAAGCTTATACCTTTAGATCATAGAAACAAGAGGCGTGAAGAGCAAGCAACTCTTGTTTAACATTTGATGAAAAGGATTCAAGCTTGCAACgaactgaagaagaagaaattgTTAACAGAACTGAAAGAGGTGAACATCTTTCACTGATCGGAGAAATGTGATGGATCCTAATCTCGTTATTCGGAAACCGGAATTGCTTATCACCAACAGGAATAACATCCAATTCACCCAAACATGTTTCCCCATGGTAAACCACCGATTTATTAAACCCTAAACGACTCATTTACACAAATTGCATCAAATTGCATCAATTTGGAGAAATATTGTATGAAAGACTCGAAATTGAACGATGTAAACGAGAATTGGAGGACGATTGAACGTTTTCTTGACGGACTAACGTCGAGAATTGAAGCAAAACGAgctttctctctctctagacTCTCTCTCTCTAGAGATGTTTGAAATGAAGTGGTttgtggggggtatttatagagggGAAAAGGGAGAGGGGTATCGACTGGGTTTTGTAAAGTGGGCTTGGAGTTGGTGGTATTTACGGATATGCCAAAAAGTGTTTTTAGTACGAGAATTGTCAAATTGGTGCTCATGAATTATGTGAAATGATTCTGGCCGTTGGATTGTGTGATTTCTCcttttgtttggttttgtttttttcaaTCCTTATATTTATTTCTACTTGATTATTATTTCTTCTACgaaaaagaataaaaagaaatTGAAAATAGTTACCGTAGTCATCTTTTTTTTTAAACCGTCAACAAATCGTTCAAACAAGTTGTTGGCGAAATTCACCGTATCGAGATATATTCTTGCTTTCGAATTGGGGAAAACCCTCACATAGGGTcaaagcccgtgaacactcgtcCGAAGACACGACAGCGGTGAGGTAAAACTTGCTCAGGTCAatgatcgaactagcgatctccatCTAGTCTCCCATCATTACCAGGTGATGCAGAAACTAATTGGGGGAAAGGGGGGACACTTAAAACATCAGGTATCTTCTTTACCACTCCATCCGCCAACCCATTAGTAGTCATCTTTTTAGTTAAAAGACTTTTTTGACAAATTAATTGATATGATTATTTGAAAAATGTATTGACCTTAGCTAttacttttatatattattgAACAACATCTTTTACATATAAGTGTTACCTAATGTGTGCTTATATTAAGAATTAAACACAATATCAAATTTTCAATAGATCACTAAGGCTAAGTCGTGTGTCTAGCGTCACCTGCCATCTCATCTTGATAGCACGGTAAAACTGGTCAAAGGCGCCATCAAGGGGCGTTTCCCTGTGGTCCTCCAATGTGATACGGGAGTTAGAGATGACGATGTGGGGACAACCTCTAATCAAAccaatcagatttttttttttaagtatttAGCTAAACTTTGCTAAATCACCCCGGGCTAATTGGAACGGATGAGCTagttaggctatagggtgtggttatGAGGCTCAACCCTTATGgtcaccatgaccctccacatcaGTGTTATGTCACTCActtctaatccatcatccaaaaccactaccctaaagGTGTGGGCGTGGCCCCTTTGGCGggagtttcagcccgggcgttgggcggggctacgaACATGACATGGCGGATCCTCGTTGGCCAAGACTACTAGCCGTTGGgcatgaatttaaaaaaaaaaaaaacttttttcctATATAAATACCATAacatatttaacatttttctcacacaatatcaaacacataaaacacaatcttgccatgagttcttcaagttcaagtgaatcgtcatcatcatctgacgatggtgcggaaatatttctacaaacgattGCGACGGTagtgaaagctatcgtggaagacgatgaggaagagacttcgaaacctaaacggaggaggtacatcgctcgtgaacggcacaccgctaacaatttgttggtaagcgattatTTCTTAGCcgaacctaagtatgatgaaaaaatgtttaggcgtcgtttttcgtatgagtagaaacttatttttaaggatatctagggatcttgaggagaagtatgtttttttccaacaaaaaccggatgtaaccgggcaattaggatttagcacgtggcaaaaggtcacggccgcacttagacagttagcgtacggcaatagttcggacattatggatgactatttaaaaaaatctgcacgtgtagctagagaaaatcttcacaacttttgttcgtgtattttagaactttataagaaaaga from Helianthus annuus cultivar XRQ/B chromosome 10, HanXRQr2.0-SUNRISE, whole genome shotgun sequence harbors:
- the LOC110885590 gene encoding RNA polymerase II C-terminal domain phosphatase-like 2 encodes the protein MSRLGFNKSVVYHGETCLGELDVIPVGDKQFRFPNNEIRIHHISPISERCSPLSVLLTISSSSVRCKLESFSSNVKQELLALHASCFYDLKTAVVVIGDEEVHLVAMGSKFQRFPCFWCFVVPAQLYTACLGMLNMRCLSIVFDLDETLIVANTMRSFEDRIDVLTGWIGQESDPVRVAGMTSELKRYVEDRALLKHYAENDAVTDNGQTYEVKMEEVPINAAGNERVVRPVIRLPEKNIVLTRINPEIRDTSVLVRLRPAWEDLRSYLIAKGRKRFEVYICTMAEREYALEMWRLLDPGTHLITPKQLLNRVVCVKSGARKSLLNVFKDGDCHPRMAMVIDDRLKVWEEKDQPRVHVVPAFTPYYAPQAETANAVPVLCVARNVACNVRAGFFKEFDENFIRRVSEHHYEDEVLNLPSAPDVCSYLMPEDASFVPNGNISVPMAEGMNASEVAHRLNQQDSRNADLKSDRSQPLVPSTSIYGPPSFRSAIPSDKPSLLGPIQAPDIWNKQRAGFYPPSHATASSFSAGFRPLVSEAKRDEAFLGYGVPKKNLPQVGQLSDVGVAHNQPYLNNKRGSADSGTLNSLQSSLSIEVLHEIAQRCGSKVEYRSVFSPNREWRFSYEVLFTGEKVGLGMGKTRKDAQEQAAENALQSLADKYVSYLISRSKPETKVLDTESENGFLWDSDSD